The window AAAGCCCAGTTCGTCTATATCGGCAGTCCACCAGGAAAGCTCCCTTGCATCTATAGAGAGCTTCTCATCCTCAGCGGTTTTTTTAAGCCTGTCAAGCATCCCGGACGCTATATCAACGGCCGTAACACTGGCCCCCTTCTTTGCCAGCGGTATGGACAGAGTTCCCGGACCGCATCCTATATCAAGGACTTTTGCACCTTTTGGGTTAAATCCTGCGTTTTCAAGAAGCCTGAAAATTTCTTCCGTCCTTTTGTTCCCGGAGTCGTCTTTGTCTCCTCTTCCCTTCCCGAAAGTTGCAGAGCGTTTGTTCCACATCTCGGCAGTGCGGTTTTCATCAAACAGACCATGCATCTGTTTTGAATTCTTTTTCCAGCATTCAGTCCAGTTATCAAGATTTTCATTGTTGCACATTCGGATTCTCCTCTAAAATTATGAGCCGGAATATACGGATTCCCTTTTTTAGGACCTGCATTTTCAGGCCTTATGCACTTTGTTTATTATGAATACCAAAAAATTCAGGCCAAAAACCTCTTTTCTGATTTTTACGGGAATATCTGATATAACCCTTTAAATCTGACTTTCAGAACGCCCATGGCAAAATCGCCATAACTTAGAGATACAGGAATTCACGCTACCTGCCGTAGGGTTTTTTTGCAGGAGACAAGAGGTCTATCGTAATATCCGACGCCGTACAGGAGGTACATTATTACGTTGGCCATTAAAAGTATTACTAAATGAATCTTCAGGTTTTTTTAGTTATATAATCAGCCAGGCGGACATTTTTTGCATATCCCAAAATTTGTGTAAAAAGATAACCGAAAAAAAGACTTTTCTGTAAATGGTAAAAGGTTAATTAATTACATTCGGTTAATTGCTAAGGCTCACCTTTGTGCTGGCTTTTCAAAACACCTTTAAAAAGACATTTAGATAATATTTTTTAGAGATTAAATATTAACAATTAAACAAAATGTTTGCCGGTTTTTTGCTGTGACCACCAGAAATATGATATCCAAAGTTCTTCTTGCAGTATTCGTTTTATCCGCTGCCGTGTTCCAGGTGTACGCCGGCGACAGCCTGAAAGGGCAGGACTGCCTTAAAAATGATGACAACTTCACGTTTTCAAACACATCTGTGTACTTCTTCTACGGCAGCCACTGCAGTGCATGCCATAGGACAATGCCGGTTATAAAAGAGGCCGCAGAGAAATACCCGGATTTAACCGTTTATTACTATGACGTTGAGCTGTCTGACGAGAACCTTACGATTTTCTATGACTTCGCCGATAAATACGGTCTTTCGTACCCGGGCTATCCGATAATTTATACAGGCGACACAGTAGCGCTTGAAGGCTATAGCGAAATAAATTCGAACATCACCGAAGTCTTTGAAGGACTGAAAGAGGGACTGATACCTGACCTTTCATATGAGAAGAGATGGAAAAAAGAGCCTGAAGACAATTCCACGGGATACGCTTTACCGGATGAAAAAAACGGAGAAAACGGCCATTACCTTGACGCAGGCCTTGTATGCCTTGCAGGTCTTCTCGACGGAATCAACCCCTGTGCATTTGCGGTTCTGATATTCCTCCTTATTTCCCTGAACAAGGCCGGTTCAAAGAAGTTTGTGATTTTAACGGGCTTTTCATACATTGCCGGAGTCTACATCATATATATTCTTGCAGGACTTGGAATAATGAGTGCAGTTTCGGTGTCGGGATTTGCAGGTCCTTTTTCGGTAGCTGCGGGGCTGATTGCGGTGGTTGCGGGAATTATCAGTTTATACGAGGGCATATCCGAAAAAGCGGCGGTTTCTTTAAGGGTTCCTGAATTTACAAAGGGAATAATTGCGGAAAGGGCTAAAAAGGCGACTGTTCCCGGAGCTTTTGTTCTCGGGATTCTTGCGGGAGGCTTTGAGCTTCCGTGCACCGGAGGGATATATCTTGCGGTCCTTGGCCTTT of the Methanomicrobium sp. W14 genome contains:
- a CDS encoding cytochrome c biogenesis protein CcdA, whose protein sequence is MISKVLLAVFVLSAAVFQVYAGDSLKGQDCLKNDDNFTFSNTSVYFFYGSHCSACHRTMPVIKEAAEKYPDLTVYYYDVELSDENLTIFYDFADKYGLSYPGYPIIYTGDTVALEGYSEINSNITEVFEGLKEGLIPDLSYEKRWKKEPEDNSTGYALPDEKNGENGHYLDAGLVCLAGLLDGINPCAFAVLIFLLISLNKAGSKKFVILTGFSYIAGVYIIYILAGLGIMSAVSVSGFAGPFSVAAGLIAVVAGIISLYEGISEKAAVSLRVPEFTKGIIAERAKKATVPGAFVLGILAGGFELPCTGGIYLAVLGLLSSSVAFGRGFLYLVLYNLMFVLPLAAIVLLVSFGTTSLAADLFRKKNRRVLRFIMGAVLLLIGFFAFFEGLTPYM